AAGGAATtcatagggccgtaccaagcgcgaTTTACTAGAGCCcgtgccactacggatcacatattcgcgataagacaagtacttcagaagtgtcgtgaatactacGTACCcccgcatcacctattcattgacttcaaagcggcatacgactcaatcgatcgagaatagatggcagataatgcacgaatacggtttcccagttaaactgacgcgattggtcaaagcaacggtggatagagtgatgtgctacgtccgagtttctgggacgctctcgagtcccttcgaatcttggagtgggctacgtcaaggtgatggactctattgtatcttgttcaatattgccttggaaggtgtgattcgaagagcgaggatcgacacgagtggcacgatctttcgAAAGTCCGTATaacttttggcttcgctgacgatattgatattgtaataCGTAACCTTgacaagatgacggaaacctacatcggactgaaagctgaagctaggcgtatcggactggccataaatgcctcaaaaaaaaatacatgagaggaagaggctctagagaagaaacactacgcctcccaccacgaatattgatagacgagttcgtgtatttgggctcactggtgatcaCCGATAAGgataccagcagagaaattcatagacgtattttggcagggaaccgtgcgtactttggactcagaaaaacccttcgatcgagaaaagtacgccacagcacgaaattgaccatctacagaacgcacattagaccggttgttctctatggtcaTGAAACCtgaactatgttggcagaggaccaacacgGAACCACTTTGCCGGAAAATCAGTAAGTCTACTAACCGAATCTCtaaaaacataatatttattactgagcaatcagcaaaattGTGTAATATCTAACTTTGCCGAGCTCGAAAATACTGTTTAAGTGTGTACGTTctaacaaaactaaaacaaatcattgcaAGTCATATGATTTGTCCTTCAACATATTGTGTTCGAGatcacaatcgtcactgctgcgaTCGCCCATCAGCCGAGATCATCAAATAGATGATGACGCTGATGTAGGCAGCAAAAGATATAAAAACAGTATCTCAAATCAGTGTCTGACGTCAAAGCAGAAAGTGAAGATAGACTTTGCGATgcggtgtgtgtgttttttgtcGGATGGGTTTCCATAAAGATAGGACTATAATTTAACGCGGTGGCGGCcgagtaaagcgaagcatgctcgATTCTCCAGGGTTACTTTAGAAAAGTCTTCCCCAATAAAGGAAGACGTATTTACGTCAAAATGATTTTCTTTCTTCCTTTTACCCTTTTATGCCTTAGTTGTGATAATATAATATTACAAAACATCAGCCCCATATTCAACATTCAAAACAGGAAAATGATTGTTTGGTTCATTCGCTTCCTACATTGAAAGAGTGCCAAATATTTATTCAGGTTATTTAGATTTTTCAATAGATGACCAATATCAAGCTTTTGTGGTGGTATGACTAATAAAAcgacatttttattattatatagAATATATATTCATAGTAAACTTCAATTTTATaaaatgtaacaaaaaaaatctcgtcTAAACATTGTTTTATGTTTCGTGTAATATGTTTGTCTCTGTAATTTCAACATAAAGTATTGTAAACTACAAAAAGATCGTATATATTTCATCTTCACTGTTTTGTGTACGCGTCCGTATTCATATGTCTATGCATTTGCCAGTAATAATTAGTTTTTCAAGAGCCTGCTGTAACTTGAACTTGTTTGCACTAAACTGTATCCTAGCGTTCTTTAAATCTTGTTCTATGGATGAAATTGTTGAGAGCAGTTATTTCAAACTTTTCGCTCTCGTTGTCCCGATATACGCCGGTTTGTACTGCAATCACTTCCTGGAATGGGCTCAGAAGACCACCGTCCGCTGGTGTTTTCGCATATCCTACGGGTATTCGGGAGTGTCATGACAACGACTGGTTCGCTGGTTCAATGAGTTGATTGGCTGGTTGGGACTATGGGGTTGCATTTGTGTCCGTACTTTATTTTTCTTAACAACTGCGTTCTGAACGCTACACAAtacaaatatagaaatatatttTCGTAAATTCCCGCCTTCTTTAACTGTTGATGTTCACACACAATTATAGTTTGTCGGATTATTTAGCTTTTTTTCTTGCTGTACTTATCTATTACACATGGACATAAATAATTCTGTTAGTATGTATTATTTTATTAGATACTCAGTTGCTACAACACACTTGTGCCCGGCATTCTTAATGCAGCCTGATATCACTCGAATGTTGTAGTTTGCGATTTTTGTGCACCGCTGTGTATCTTTTAAGCTAAAATTATTGTATCATTTCGCCTTAGCGTGCCTTATAGTGTATACTTAGTATATTTTAGTTGTCCTTTCATCGTCTTACTAGTTTCAGGTAAGGTATGTAAAGTTTTTACGTTTCTTTAGTGAGTCATCTTTTACTCCGCTTCGACGTGAAATTGTATTATTGTTTTCCACATGTATGCATTCTGCTgttgtaaatatcaatatttctATAAAAATCTAACACTCATAGtatgtttttgtattattttgtatgtGTATTTACCAATTATCTATATCTCACTTagactaagcaacgtttaaatTACACTCATTTGCTATGTATATAAATCTTCTATTTTATCTTtccgttgttgttttttcccgctaacgaaaacgaaaacatcACTTATTGTTCTGTTAACACTAAATAGGGCTGAAAATACAGGTTCAAATAAACCAAACAGGCACCGGTGAAGGGGAGACAAGAAGAGTGGTAATAAATAAACCCGAAAATAGAAATAGCTAACGTAAATATGAGTTCATGCTTAAACATAAGAACAAATATAATCGCGAGAAACAATGTGTGGAATCAAACAGAGCCACTCTCGATATTAACATTCATGGACTAAGGTGAGGTGAGAAGATTTGATTTTGCTTCTACaacataatttgttttttttttgtttcgcacgTGTAATTTTTAGTCTAGGATTAAATTACTTATTATTCTCACAACATTTAATGGGTTAATTGCACAATAGATGCCACTGTTTGTATTAGTTGGCAGTTGGTACTCAGATTTTTGTTCAGCTGTAACGTCATAAATAGGGtttcgttttgcatttatttttgCATACTGGCAGGATAATCAACTGGGAATTTTCTTTAAACTTTTTTCGTTCTCTCTGGGTATTGGGAAACCTGACATGAAATCAAACATGGATGGATTTGTGTGTTTGATATTTCTCCGGTTCATGTGAAGATTCGCAGAATCttgattgaattttgaattcgcTACAATTCCAACAATAAAACAATTAAACTAAATAGATCTTTCAAATAACCAACAAAAACTAAACAATCATCTACGTAAGCAAACCAAATCCGTTGATAATTCAGCTAGTTTTTCTTTTAAACCACAAGAACTAAATAAGTACGACCTGAGTTTCGCATACCTCATTTTTGCTTCTaataatttctttttctttGAAGTTTTATTACAACTTGCCATACTCGGCTTTTGTTCTCAGACCCTATAGCTTTGCAGCGGACATAGATCACAAATTAACAGGTGagagaaaaattatgttgaaggCTTTGAATGACGTCGCTCTTTTCTATTCGTTTGACAGAGAAGCCTTATAATACACACGTGTTCATACGCACACAAAACATTCACTTACATCCGagttattgaaaataaaatgaggttttgtttcattgaattcttagTTCTAGgcattaacttacaaaaataatCAACAATTAATAGAAACAGAACGaacaaagtgaaaaaaaaaataaaccttgTCAGTACCTCGAGCGAAACAAAGGAGATTTTTCTAAATATATGTACTCTGTAAAACCTCCGTTGTTTacgaatatataaaaaaagaaaaacaaaacagctTCTATGATCACTTCACGAGTCTAAGCTATATGATAAATAAGTTAAATGACGAAAAGCGTACAAATAGCCGAGAAAATAGACTGAAATTGTATGTACAAGTTTAGTTAAAATCTAGAAAGAAAACttaaacaaatttaacaaaacaaaaaataaataaatataaatattacaTGTTGCAAATTGGCAACTCACGCTTACTGataaacacacacacgcactcACACTCATTCTAATAGGCTACTTAATCCCACTCACGCCACACCGCCGTTTGTCAGGACCTTCTGTCCTAGCTAACGTTCTTGCACAGATTAAGACTACCCGTTTGGCTGTTTGTGTTGAGACACTCATCGCTTTGCTTTAATACTATATTTGGCTCGAGAATGGAATGCTTGATTGATTTGCCGATGACCGATTCGCGCTGGCTGTAATAATCTTCCTCGTGGTTGTTGTTGATGTTtacattgttattgttgttattgttattcATTGGCGAATGATGATCCTGATCCACTTCCATGCCTTCGTCTTCGTCGTAATTTGGTTCGGATTTGATGTTCtgtatcagtggaggtggttcTTCGTCGGTTCCGCTTGTACTGCCATTGGTCGGTGTTTCCGGTGGATTCGGGACGGGTGTTCCGGGAGCCACCGGACTAGCCATTCCACCATTGTTTAGTCGGAGATTCAGTGCTTTGGCGGCTGCGGCTGCTTGAATCACATCTTCAATACCAAGTTTTCGTTTTTCCGCTCGCATTTCCTGCTCGTACTGTTGAACCAATTTCCGTTTGGAATAATATTTCTGGTACTTTTGACTGTCCAGCATTTTTTTCGATGGATTGACCTGCTGTACACCGAACTGCGAGAGGTTGTTGTTGTTTATGGGGCTGAGGTTGTTGTTGAGGTTAGCGTTGTTGTTATtggtgttgttgttattgttgttgttgttgttattattattatttgcgtTATTGTTCAAGTAGTCTTCGTTCAGTACTGCGGCAGCGGCTGCGTGTTTGGCCTTCATCAGCTCCTTGAAACTGTTACGATTAATCAACTGTTGCTGCTGAGCTGCGGCTGCTGCAGCCTGTTGTGCTTGTTGCACCGCTTGCTGTTGTTGGGCGTGAGCAACTGCTTGTGCTTGTTGCTGGGCTGCTTGGATCAACTGTTGGCGCTGATGGGCCAAGTTTTGTTGATGGTGAGCCATtgattgttgttgctgttgctgctgataCAAACGCTGTTGCTCCTGCAAACGAAGGGcatgctgctgttgttgctgttgataGTCACGCTCTTCGTTGTCGTTGGTACTCTGCGCCggtaacgaaaaaaaatacatatgtgAAAATCAAGTGACTTCAACGGGCTTAGGACAACGAACTCACCTCTCCGTGTAGTCCTTTCACCTGCAGAGCTTCTGCTACTTTCAAGAAGTTGGGCAAATCTTCGTATTTAACATTTACCTagaaacagaaaacaaaacGAACCGTTAAAGTAAGCACTTCGATACTTAGATGCGTGCAATTTATCCACCTGTCCGCTGTACATAAAATCCAGTAAGCCAGCCATGTGATGTGCATTCACATCTGtcatgaacagaatcggatgctGCGATGGATGTTCGAGAAAAATCTTCTGGAAGTACGGACTGCATACCGAAAGGACCAGTTTGTGTGCCTTGAAAATTTTTCCACCGGCGGCAATAGTGACATCAACCATTTGTCCATCCCGCTGAAGACTGTGGAAacctttgcacatatttccgtgGAAGCCTCTCCAGGAAAGTAGATACTAAAGttaatagaaaaataaaaatatttaaatttaagaTTTATTTTTTACAATATTATCTTTAACTAAATAATTTCGTGAACTGGCATACTATCATGCCTCTGGGGTAACGAGATCAGTCGAAGGGGGGAAAAAGCGAAACTTGTTCTTTTAGTGTGGCACTAAAAAAAGCagcacaaacatacatacagacTCTCCGCGAGATGTTGCAATCGTGGAGCCAGAGCAAACAAAAAATCTTAATTTATTTATGAATTTCGCAATGCAGCGAGCGTGTGCTTCTTGCTTGAGCTCTGATGGGTAGCTTTTTTACGCTCGACTGACATGCGGAGCCGTCCTTCTTGAAAAATAACCGTCTTTCGTAACCCAGCTCCAAACGCCAAATCTTTTGTTATCCGTTTCGAGCTGGCTTGCTTGGTTGGTTAAACAGCGAAATGTTTGATTCTTCGCAAGTCCCCTCCGGCCCGAAAGGATGCCCCGAGGGTAAAATGTCACCTGATGTGGTCGGCTATGAATGGCATATGCATTCACGTATGTACAAACCGAGCGACTGATGCCAGCGGTGAAAGTTTTCTTTGCTTCTGCAAGTGAAAGTTTTCCATGCTTGGTCATCAGCGAGCGGGCAACGAACTTTTGCATCGGCCCGAGAACACCCTTGAGTGACCTTGGTTATGGCGGAGTTGACCTGCCGCGGgagaatgattttataacataaATGTGCGAGGAAATGCAGAAGTTAGGAACGCACCGTGGTTAGAGCTAGGCTTGTTCATCGCCATTTTCGCGTGCCACAGAAAACTTAAACGCGCGACAAAGTGAAAGTTGCGAAGCAGCAGAAACGTGTGGATAgaaacaaaataaagaaaagatTCCAAACCATATCGCGAGGAGCCACAGATTGAGGGCAGCTTGCGGCGTCTTTACAGAACATCCGGTAGAGGCAAAGTTGCGAAAAGTGAAAGTGGTTGTTTGACGACGACCGCCAACGGCTGGCAGAGTGCGGCCAaggcaaaacaacaacaaatattAGACGTCGTTATCAATCCGGATCGTGTTTGTGTTTGGTATGTTTACGGTGCAGAAGAATGGGTTTGTCGATAAAATGCTAGACAGTAAAATTTATGTTTAACTCAAACTTGCGGTTTTGGAATGCACTGTGTAACGCTGCATGGAGATAATAATTTTGCGAGGGGCAGTTATCTATTGAACATTACTGAACTTAAAATGCCTGTGGAAGAAGAGGTGTTCGAAATACATTTTAAGACGCATTTTGTCAAAACAACACATTTGAGCATGCACTTCGAAATCTAATGTTTTAAAAGAGTACTCTTCATGGATAACAAATGCAATGTGCTGAATAATTATCTCCGTACGCATTACTCGAAAATGAATATGAGAATTGCATAAGTTTGTGCTAACAAATCTAACTTCCTtatgcactcattttttttaagatatgGTCAAACGTAAAATCAAACGGAAAGCTGTTCAATTTATTCCAACTTTGAAATTACATAGTAATACGTGTTGAAAAGAGAATTTGTACTTTTACATATAACGATGTGAAAAGTAGTTATTTCCTTGAAACTTTTCCTAAAATTCTTTTaattagtttatttttgttaGCTGATGAACAAGTTCACTTATTTCGCATATTCCGCACCCATTTATCCGGGCCCGGAAGCATCAAAAGTTGTTGTCAAAGACACAGATTGACCAAATGACTAAGTGACGATACAAAACATCGAAAAGCTATTTCGATTTataaattagtaaatgacagaACGAactaatttcgaatatatcagtctttttcaaatgACTTCTGAATGAAGTGATTGTGCTTAAAAATGTGTAGCTGTCGAAGTTACATCCGCGGAGCTCATTATGTTGATTACCAAGCTGTTATGAAGCTGTTATAGCTAAACGACTTAGAAAGATTCATTAAAACATATCAGTGCCATTTTGGGGGAACAGAAGATAATGTAGACTAGGGGGATTGTGTATGAAGTATTCTATTGCGGAACGACACCACGGGGCGAGATTGAGAATAGAACAATATAGATGCCGTACAAAGATGCTACGATCTTTTCAGCTACGATATtttctaagttgtgtttcacaTTCAAAAAGTTTCAATTGTCCTTTAAAAGCGATCTCTGTGAGAAAATATTGTACCTTATGTACGCAAAAGCTCCACAGTATCTGAAAAAATCTTCTTTCCTACTGCTTAAAAGTTCACGAGTGCAATAACAAGTTTAATGATTACTTTTTAGatgcttaaggggcgggtaggttattacttttgaataataatttattttttctttatattttcttctaGCGTaacatttaaagaatattttgtcacgttttcaagcctatcggaacaaaactctgggaTCTATGGGCCTTTATGTTTACTGATCTCAAACTGCCAAGAGgcatgcttcgattgacttcaaaatttgacaaaaaacaactttttctacatgtaaaataccagactCCACCATTTTCGTTCtcattttttgttactttggcatggttttacagctacaaaatggcagatttttcgtaaaaatcgtaa
This genomic window from Malaya genurostris strain Urasoe2022 chromosome 1, Malgen_1.1, whole genome shotgun sequence contains:
- the LOC131440470 gene encoding putative uncharacterized protein DDB_G0292292, translating into MSQPMNTSGNTMVNSIGNSIGNGLATNTNGTGMIVTNNGPSNNMGNSTPATPTNNCQSIRYCWEADKVKTLIRLRAELSPLFTGKRNASKYAWAVVERELSVPLPISKIIKKWNNLLQEYKAIKMSEEPKRREWPFFNLMDVYFSDQVNDPTLRLFSSTKRFDSDTLDDAQFDDEIMNSTAAVAIAAAAAASAAAANAASQQKIKGELIHGHSGGSMLDISDIIEDHLGSGDSKLDQFKREIVLSQFSNVSDRSNNHNRKEKNNNNNNNNNNNISSNSNATTNNSNNNNNGIATNNSYREKEKQLIESLSQSPGAGHLTNGGINSGSTDSSSLNSSPTSHVSSTNGPKMTNGPSTNANFNALLAAANSTHNGTTLHSNSSSAISSTDRDTDYDEYPNERDGMYDGGSTNLKNLNQKLLHQMNEHHNIDQYLLSWRGFHGNMCKGFHSLQRDGQMVDVTIAAGGKIFKAHKLVLSVCSPYFQKIFLEHPSQHPILFMTDVNAHHMAGLLDFMYSGQVNVKYEDLPNFLKVAEALQVKGLHGESTNDNEERDYQQQQQQHALRLQEQQRLYQQQQQQQSMAHHQQNLAHQRQQLIQAAQQQAQAVAHAQQQQAVQQAQQAAAAAAQQQQLINRNSFKELMKAKHAAAAAVLNEDYLNNNANNNNNNNNNNNNNTNNNNANLNNNLSPINNNNLSQFGVQQVNPSKKMLDSQKYQKYYSKRKLVQQYEQEMRAEKRKLGIEDVIQAAAAAKALNLRLNNGGMASPVAPGTPVPNPPETPTNGSTSGTDEEPPPLIQNIKSEPNYDEDEGMEVDQDHHSPMNNNNNNNNVNINNNHEEDYYSQRESVIGKSIKHSILEPNIVLKQSDECLNTNSQTGSLNLCKNVS